Proteins encoded within one genomic window of Spirulina major PCC 6313:
- a CDS encoding SLBB domain-containing protein: MPEYSGQYALLVDGGINLPLVGEVNLRGLSVEAAKTKLEALYRPYLVRPFISVTLISPRPVNLVVSGEVTNPGAYTVNIVQNATQFPTLTDALNLANGVTLSADIRQVQLRRTHQNQEQIYTLNLWDLLNQGDARQDIQLRDGDSLFIPTAVSMSPNETRQLLNASFAPDASAPVQVAVVGQINRPGAYSVVSNPPTGKPPTVTQAIQTAGGIKPSADVRDIRVRRLTRAGTEELFEVNLWAMLNDGDIDQDISLRSGDTIIVPEAATINSEEINALTTTSFAPEQMRIAVVGEVVRPGPQVVPPNTTLSQGILAAGGFNKSRARQGSVELVRLNPDGTVTNRRVQVSFGSPVDEQTNPLLRPNDVVVVDRSGLASTTDTLEAVLSPFTGIFSFLNFFRIFGILQTD; this comes from the coding sequence GTGCCCGAATACAGCGGCCAATACGCGCTCCTTGTTGATGGCGGCATCAACCTGCCCCTCGTGGGCGAAGTCAACCTGCGCGGCCTCTCCGTGGAAGCCGCCAAAACCAAACTCGAAGCCCTCTATCGCCCCTACCTCGTGCGGCCGTTTATCAGTGTGACCCTGATTTCCCCCCGGCCCGTCAATCTCGTGGTCTCCGGCGAAGTCACCAACCCCGGCGCGTACACGGTCAACATTGTGCAAAACGCCACCCAATTCCCCACCCTCACCGATGCGTTGAACCTGGCCAATGGGGTCACCCTCTCGGCGGATATTCGTCAAGTGCAATTGCGCCGCACCCATCAAAACCAAGAACAAATCTACACCCTCAATCTCTGGGATCTGCTCAATCAGGGGGATGCTCGCCAAGATATTCAACTGCGCGATGGCGATAGTCTGTTTATTCCCACCGCCGTATCCATGAGTCCCAACGAAACGCGCCAACTCTTAAATGCTAGCTTTGCCCCCGATGCCAGTGCTCCGGTGCAGGTGGCCGTGGTGGGGCAAATTAACCGGCCGGGGGCGTATTCTGTGGTGAGCAATCCCCCCACGGGCAAACCGCCCACCGTCACCCAGGCGATTCAAACCGCCGGGGGGATTAAACCCAGTGCCGATGTGCGGGACATTCGGGTGCGCCGCTTAACCCGTGCCGGGACGGAGGAACTGTTTGAGGTAAACCTCTGGGCAATGCTCAATGATGGGGATATTGACCAGGATATTTCCCTGCGATCGGGGGATACGATTATTGTGCCGGAGGCGGCGACGATTAATAGTGAAGAGATTAACGCCCTGACAACGACGAGTTTTGCCCCGGAGCAGATGCGGATTGCGGTGGTGGGGGAAGTGGTGCGACCGGGGCCGCAGGTTGTGCCGCCGAATACCACCCTGAGCCAAGGGATTTTGGCCGCCGGGGGGTTTAATAAGAGTCGGGCGCGGCAAGGGTCGGTGGAATTGGTGCGGTTAAATCCCGATGGGACGGTGACGAATCGACGGGTGCAGGTGAGTTTTGGCTCACCGGTGGATGAACAGACGAATCCGCTACTGCGCCCGAATGATGTGGTGGTGGTGGATCGCTCCGGGTTGGCGAGTACCACCGATACCCTAGAGGCGGTGTTGTCTCCGTTTACGGGTATTTTTTCGTTCTTGAATTTCTTCCGGATTTTTGGAATTTTGCAAACCGATTAG
- a CDS encoding GumC family protein — protein sequence MVPNLNPQPPLPPRNGSLAPKPGAGNAIAPPTFGNADEDSLNLRLALSMLRRRWWILLLVGSAVSSIMGMRVLQEPPLYRSQFRLLVEPIASDQQFDQFSQRLIGQLGTDFDYETQIEVLRSPTVLQPILNEIRTQYPDLDYSGLMSSLSVAQLGVTKIIEIGYQDSDPNKIKFVLEALAEGMIDYSQQEQQTGRQKGLEFVEGQLPVLEKRVNDLQAQLETFRQTNNIIDPNTQGQRVAERLSTITDEQRNTRTTLNETRSLTSRLEDQIDLGLDQAMVVAALSEAPRYQNLLNQLQALETELALESARFTENNPTIVSLRARREQLLPLIRAEAETVLGSEAVSEDIKSLAASPNPIRLQLTQDFINATNEQQMLAVRSAALALAENQARQDVDRFATLNRQYTDLKRQLDVATESLNRFLSVQEDLQIEAAQRTISWEILNAPELPLYPIAPNVMRGMMLALMAGLLSGAGAMLVAEKLDVRFHSPDDIQDMVKLPLLGVVPYRKEFRDKQGIEKTLPMPAGNRRYQTTPFLEAFRSLNANLSFFTPDKPLQVIVVSSSVPLEGKSTTAIHLAQTAAAMGQKVLIVDADLRRPQVHAMTDLPNVWGLSHVISMDLEVDDVIQRSPNDDNLSILTSGQIPPDPTRLLSSQKMRGLVELFRDRYDLIIFDTPPMLGLADAKFLAAHSDVMLLVVRLGWTDRTFLKQVLESLKVSHASNLGIVANGAKDFTSGSYYYYNRYFSNEDGLLPLDQKQ from the coding sequence ATGGTGCCTAATCTGAATCCGCAGCCGCCCCTGCCGCCTCGTAATGGTTCCCTTGCCCCGAAACCGGGGGCGGGAAATGCGATCGCGCCTCCCACCTTTGGAAATGCAGACGAAGACAGTCTCAACCTTCGCCTGGCCCTTTCGATGTTGCGCCGACGGTGGTGGATTTTGTTGCTCGTGGGGAGTGCGGTAAGTTCGATCATGGGCATGCGCGTGCTCCAAGAGCCGCCCCTCTACCGCAGTCAATTCCGCCTTTTAGTCGAACCCATCGCCAGCGATCAGCAATTTGACCAATTTAGTCAACGCCTCATCGGTCAGTTGGGCACGGACTTTGACTATGAAACCCAAATTGAAGTCCTGCGCAGTCCCACCGTCCTTCAGCCCATCTTGAACGAAATCCGAACCCAATACCCTGATCTCGATTACAGTGGCTTGATGTCTAGCTTGTCCGTGGCACAGTTGGGGGTGACTAAGATTATCGAAATCGGCTACCAAGATTCTGATCCCAACAAGATCAAGTTTGTCTTGGAGGCGTTGGCCGAAGGCATGATTGACTATTCCCAGCAAGAGCAGCAAACTGGGCGGCAAAAGGGCCTTGAATTTGTTGAAGGGCAACTGCCTGTTTTGGAAAAACGGGTGAACGATCTGCAAGCTCAACTGGAAACCTTTCGGCAAACCAACAACATTATCGACCCCAATACCCAAGGGCAGCGCGTCGCTGAACGTCTGAGCACTATTACTGACGAGCAGCGCAATACCCGTACTACCCTCAATGAAACCCGCTCTCTCACCTCCCGGCTTGAAGATCAGATTGATCTCGGCCTGGATCAGGCCATGGTGGTGGCGGCGTTGAGCGAAGCGCCTCGCTATCAAAACCTCCTCAATCAACTGCAAGCCTTGGAAACGGAATTGGCTTTAGAATCGGCTCGATTTACGGAAAATAATCCGACGATTGTGTCGCTGCGGGCGCGGCGGGAACAGTTGTTGCCGTTAATTCGGGCGGAGGCGGAAACGGTGCTGGGGTCGGAGGCGGTGAGTGAGGATATTAAGTCGTTGGCGGCCTCTCCGAATCCGATTCGGCTGCAATTGACCCAAGATTTTATTAATGCCACGAATGAGCAACAGATGTTGGCGGTGCGATCGGCGGCGTTGGCGTTGGCGGAAAATCAGGCCCGGCAGGATGTGGATCGCTTTGCGACGTTAAATCGTCAATATACGGACTTGAAACGGCAGTTGGATGTGGCGACGGAGAGTTTAAATCGCTTTTTGTCGGTGCAGGAAGATTTGCAAATTGAGGCGGCCCAGCGGACGATTTCTTGGGAGATTCTCAATGCGCCGGAGTTGCCCCTCTATCCGATCGCGCCCAATGTGATGCGGGGGATGATGTTGGCGTTGATGGCGGGGCTGCTGTCGGGGGCGGGAGCGATGTTGGTGGCGGAAAAATTGGATGTGCGCTTCCATTCGCCGGATGATATTCAGGACATGGTGAAGTTGCCGCTGTTGGGGGTTGTGCCTTACCGGAAGGAGTTTCGGGATAAGCAGGGGATTGAGAAGACATTGCCGATGCCAGCGGGGAACCGTCGCTATCAAACGACTCCGTTTTTAGAGGCGTTTCGATCGCTGAATGCGAATTTGTCGTTTTTTACGCCGGATAAGCCGTTGCAGGTGATTGTGGTGAGTTCGTCGGTGCCGTTGGAAGGGAAGTCGACGACGGCGATTCATTTGGCGCAGACGGCGGCGGCGATGGGGCAAAAGGTGCTGATTGTGGATGCGGATTTGCGTCGTCCCCAAGTTCATGCGATGACGGATTTACCGAATGTGTGGGGGTTATCCCATGTGATTTCGATGGATTTGGAGGTGGATGATGTGATTCAGCGATCGCCCAATGATGATAATCTCTCGATCCTCACCTCTGGGCAAATTCCCCCTGATCCGACGCGGTTGCTGTCGTCACAAAAAATGCGGGGGTTGGTGGAACTGTTTCGCGATCGCTACGATCTGATCATCTTTGACACTCCCCCGATGCTCGGTCTGGCTGATGCCAAGTTTTTAGCAGCCCACAGTGACGTGATGTTGCTCGTCGTTCGCCTCGGCTGGACAGATCGGACGTTCCTCAAACAAGTACTAGAAAGCCTCAAAGTCTCCCATGCCTCTAACCTCGGCATTGTGGCCAATGGAGCGAAAGACTTTACCTCAGGGTCTTACTACTACTACAACCGCTATTTCTCGAACGAAGATGGTTTACTCCCTCTCGATCAAAAACAATAA
- the chlP gene encoding geranylgeranyl reductase codes for MVLRVAVVGSGPAGSSAAETLAKAGIETYLFERKLDNAKPCGGAIPLCMVSEFELPPEIIDRRVRKMKMISPSNIEVNIGHTLKDDEYIGMCRREVLDGFMRDRAASLGATLINGTVYQLDIPSSDREPYTLHYADHANGDGGVGEMKTLKVDLVIGADGANSRIAKAIDAGDYNYAIAFQERIRLPEDKMAYYNELAEMYVGDDVSPDFYAWVFPKYDHVAVGTGTMKINKAKIKQLQAGIRTRAAKRLEGGEIIKVEAHPIPEHPRPRRVVGRVALVGDAAGTVTKSSGEGIYFAAKSARMCAETIVAASNNGQTIPTEADLKGYIKQWDKQYGMTYLVLDLLQRVFYRTDATREAFVEMCADEDVQRLTFDSYLYKTVVPANPLTQMKITAKTIGSLLRGNALAP; via the coding sequence TTGGTACTTAGGGTTGCTGTTGTAGGATCAGGCCCGGCAGGATCTTCGGCCGCTGAAACGTTAGCAAAAGCAGGCATTGAAACCTATTTATTCGAGCGCAAGCTGGATAATGCGAAACCCTGTGGTGGCGCAATTCCCCTCTGCATGGTGAGTGAATTTGAGCTTCCCCCCGAAATTATCGATCGGCGCGTGCGGAAAATGAAGATGATCTCGCCGTCTAATATTGAGGTCAATATTGGGCACACTCTCAAAGATGATGAATATATTGGGATGTGCCGCCGTGAAGTGCTTGATGGGTTTATGCGCGATCGCGCTGCATCCTTGGGCGCAACCTTGATTAACGGGACGGTGTATCAACTGGATATTCCCAGTAGCGATCGCGAACCCTACACCCTCCACTACGCCGACCATGCCAACGGTGACGGCGGCGTTGGGGAAATGAAAACCCTGAAGGTGGATCTCGTCATTGGGGCAGACGGGGCCAACTCCCGGATTGCTAAAGCCATTGATGCCGGGGACTATAACTATGCGATCGCGTTCCAAGAGCGCATCCGTCTCCCCGAAGACAAAATGGCCTACTACAACGAACTCGCAGAAATGTACGTGGGTGACGATGTCTCCCCGGATTTCTACGCTTGGGTATTCCCCAAATATGATCACGTCGCCGTCGGCACCGGCACGATGAAAATCAACAAAGCCAAAATCAAACAACTCCAAGCCGGGATTCGCACCCGTGCAGCCAAACGCTTAGAAGGCGGCGAAATCATTAAAGTCGAAGCCCATCCCATCCCTGAACATCCCCGCCCCCGGCGCGTGGTGGGTCGTGTGGCCCTCGTCGGTGATGCCGCCGGAACCGTAACCAAATCCTCCGGTGAAGGTATCTATTTCGCGGCAAAATCGGCGCGGATGTGTGCAGAAACCATCGTTGCTGCGAGCAATAATGGTCAAACCATCCCCACGGAAGCGGATCTCAAGGGCTACATCAAGCAGTGGGATAAGCAGTACGGCATGACTTACCTTGTGTTGGACTTGCTGCAACGGGTGTTTTATCGCACCGATGCGACCCGCGAAGCCTTTGTAGAAATGTGTGCGGATGAGGATGTGCAACGGCTCACCTTTGATAGCTATCTCTATAAAACCGTGGTTCCGGCCAATCCCTTGACGCAGATGAAGATCACGGCGAAAACGATTGGGAGTTTACTGCGGGGCAATGCCTTGGCTCCCTAG
- a CDS encoding aldo/keto reductase, which translates to MDYRSLGTSDLTVSALCLGTMTFGQQNTIAQAHAQLDAAIAQGINFIDTAEMYPVPAHAETYGSTETYVGEWLKHQQRDRFILATKAAGPTDRMPWIRGRDRCLNRPNLEQALHASLNRLQTDYVDLYQLHWPDRYVPLFGAPDYDPSQERPSVPIAEQLQVLGEFVAAGKVRYIGLSNETPWGVSEFCRWAAELNLPKIVSLQNAYNLTNRVFEIHLTETCRFQGVGLLAYSPLAFGFLTGKHRDGSPAESRIAQFEGFSRRYNKPNFAEAVDAYAQIAAEYGLSLTQMALAYVRSRPWVTSTIIGATTLDQLQENIASADLTLSEEILNAIQAIHQRYPNPTP; encoded by the coding sequence ATGGATTATCGCAGTCTCGGTACGAGTGATCTCACGGTTTCGGCCCTGTGTTTGGGCACGATGACCTTTGGGCAGCAAAATACGATCGCTCAAGCCCATGCCCAACTGGATGCCGCGATCGCCCAGGGGATTAACTTCATCGACACCGCCGAAATGTACCCCGTCCCCGCCCACGCCGAAACCTACGGCAGCACCGAAACCTATGTGGGGGAATGGCTGAAACATCAACAGCGCGATCGCTTCATCCTCGCCACCAAAGCCGCCGGGCCGACGGATCGGATGCCCTGGATTCGGGGGCGCGATCGCTGCCTCAACCGCCCCAACCTCGAACAGGCTCTACACGCCAGCCTCAACCGTCTCCAAACCGATTATGTAGACCTCTATCAACTCCATTGGCCCGATCGCTACGTTCCCCTCTTCGGCGCACCGGACTACGACCCCAGCCAAGAACGCCCCAGCGTTCCCATTGCGGAGCAATTGCAAGTCCTCGGCGAATTCGTCGCAGCGGGCAAGGTGCGCTACATCGGTTTAAGCAACGAAACGCCCTGGGGGGTCAGTGAATTTTGTCGTTGGGCGGCTGAGTTGAACCTACCGAAAATCGTCTCGCTCCAAAACGCCTACAATCTCACCAACCGCGTTTTTGAGATTCACCTCACAGAAACCTGCCGCTTTCAGGGTGTGGGCTTGCTCGCCTACAGTCCTCTCGCCTTTGGCTTTTTAACCGGGAAACACCGCGACGGCAGCCCTGCTGAAAGTCGGATCGCTCAGTTTGAAGGGTTTAGCCGCCGCTACAACAAGCCCAATTTTGCTGAAGCGGTAGACGCTTACGCCCAGATTGCCGCTGAGTATGGCCTGAGCCTGACACAAATGGCGTTGGCCTATGTGCGATCGCGCCCCTGGGTCACCAGCACGATCATCGGAGCCACCACCCTCGATCAACTCCAGGAAAACATCGCCAGCGCCGATCTCACCCTCAGCGAGGAAATTCTCAACGCAATCCAAGCCATCCATCAACGCTACCCCAACCCCACCCCGTAA
- the gatA gene encoding Asp-tRNA(Asn)/Glu-tRNA(Gln) amidotransferase subunit GatA: MPSIRELHKQLVRKERSAVEITTEALARIEALEPKLHSFLHITAEAAIAQAQRVDAQIAAGEEISLLAGVPIAIKDNLCTAGIPTTCGSRILENFIPPYDSTVTRKLKAAGAVMVGKTNLDEFAMGSSTENSGYGRTCNPWDLERVPGGSSGGSAAAVAGRQCPIALGSDTGGSIRQPASLCGVVGLKPTYGLVSRFGLVAYASSLDQIGPFARSVEDAAILLEAIAGHDPNDSTSLKVEIPDYAKLLRPNFRPKSRLRIGIIKETFGSGLETVVEEAVKKAIEVLQELGAEIQVISCPRFDYGLPAYYIIAPSEASANLARYDAVKYGIRADDADNLLDMYKNTRAQGFGTEVKRRIMLGTYALSAGYYDAYYLKAQKVRTLIKQDFDAAFEKVDILVSPTSPSTAFKAGEKTDDPLTMYLSDLMTIPVNLAGLPALSIPCGFDENGLPIGMQLIGKVLREDILFQVAHAYEQSTEWHLHTPNLLPS, translated from the coding sequence ATGCCATCTATTCGCGAGCTACATAAACAACTTGTCCGCAAAGAACGATCCGCCGTTGAAATTACCACCGAAGCCCTAGCCCGGATCGAAGCCCTAGAGCCAAAACTACACAGCTTCCTTCACATCACCGCCGAAGCTGCGATCGCCCAAGCCCAGCGAGTGGACGCGCAGATCGCCGCTGGCGAAGAGATCAGCCTCCTGGCCGGTGTCCCCATCGCCATCAAAGACAACCTTTGCACCGCCGGAATTCCCACCACCTGCGGTTCGCGCATCCTTGAAAACTTCATCCCCCCCTACGACTCCACCGTCACCCGCAAATTAAAAGCAGCCGGGGCCGTCATGGTGGGCAAAACAAACCTTGATGAGTTTGCCATGGGCAGCTCCACGGAAAACTCCGGCTACGGTCGCACCTGTAACCCGTGGGACCTAGAGCGCGTTCCGGGCGGATCATCCGGCGGATCAGCCGCAGCCGTCGCCGGTCGCCAATGCCCGATCGCCCTCGGTTCCGACACGGGCGGCTCGATCCGTCAACCCGCCTCCCTCTGTGGCGTGGTGGGGCTGAAACCCACCTATGGCCTCGTGTCCCGCTTTGGCTTGGTGGCCTATGCCTCCTCGTTGGATCAGATTGGCCCCTTTGCGCGATCCGTCGAAGATGCGGCCATTTTGTTAGAAGCGATCGCCGGTCACGACCCCAACGACTCCACCAGCCTCAAGGTCGAAATTCCCGACTACGCCAAACTGCTGCGTCCCAATTTTCGCCCCAAATCTCGCCTCCGCATCGGCATCATCAAAGAAACCTTTGGCAGTGGCCTCGAAACCGTCGTCGAAGAAGCCGTCAAGAAAGCGATCGAAGTCCTCCAAGAACTCGGCGCAGAAATTCAAGTCATCTCCTGCCCCCGTTTTGACTACGGCCTCCCCGCCTACTACATCATCGCCCCCTCCGAAGCCTCCGCCAACCTCGCCCGCTACGATGCCGTCAAATACGGCATCCGCGCCGACGATGCCGACAACCTCCTCGATATGTACAAAAATACCCGCGCCCAAGGCTTCGGCACCGAAGTCAAGCGCCGGATCATGCTCGGAACCTACGCCCTCTCCGCTGGCTACTACGACGCTTACTATCTCAAAGCCCAAAAAGTCCGCACCCTGATCAAGCAAGACTTTGACGCTGCCTTTGAAAAAGTCGATATTCTCGTCTCCCCCACCTCCCCCAGCACCGCCTTCAAAGCTGGGGAAAAAACCGACGACCCCCTCACGATGTACCTCTCCGACCTCATGACCATCCCCGTCAACCTCGCAGGCTTGCCCGCCCTCAGCATCCCCTGCGGCTTTGATGAAAACGGCCTCCCCATCGGCATGCAGTTAATCGGTAAAGTCCTCCGCGAAGACATCCTCTTCCAAGTGGCCCACGCCTACGAGCAGTCCACCGAATGGCATCTCCACACCCCTAATTTACTGCCGTCCTAA
- a CDS encoding nucleotidyltransferase family protein, with amino-acid sequence MSPSTAPPTFDAATIIQILGNQPHLFKQFHIKRLALFGSVARNEATPTSDLDFLVEFQTDLTLNVYMNLKFFLEDLFQKKVDLVIPTDLKPMIKETILNEAIYIPSTESLSE; translated from the coding sequence ATGTCTCCATCCACAGCACCCCCAACCTTCGATGCTGCAACCATCATCCAAATTTTAGGCAACCAACCCCATCTCTTTAAACAATTTCACATCAAGCGTCTCGCCTTATTTGGTTCCGTCGCCCGCAATGAAGCTACTCCCACCAGTGATTTAGATTTTCTCGTGGAATTTCAGACCGATTTAACCCTAAATGTCTACATGAATTTGAAATTTTTTCTAGAGGATTTATTTCAAAAAAAGGTGGATTTAGTGATACCCACCGATCTCAAACCTATGATTAAAGAAACCATTCTCAACGAAGCAATTTATATCCCATCAACGGAGTCTCTATCTGAATGA
- a CDS encoding IS630 family transposase (programmed frameshift), with translation MVKKYVVRLSDEERQNLQEIVTTGKRAAALINHARILLKADCQQSPGWRDQDIKEALDISLRTIERVRKRFVEEGLEAALSPRPHPRRPRKLDGTTEAHLVALCCSEPPAGQGRWTLRLLAQQMVELDYVDDISHESVRPTAKKNELQPWRQSCWVIPPSQSAEFVWHMEAVLTVYQTDYTPNMPVICIDEASKQLVKETRLPIPAQPGQPERVDYEYERNGTANLFMVCEPMIGWRRVTVTERRTAVDYAHLLKTLVDIDYAQAQKIIVIQDNLNTHSPASLYKAFEPAEAQRILSRLEFCHTPKHGSWLNMAEIELSVLSRQCLSRRIPDQETLKREVDAWQDERNHQETWIDWRFTTADARLKLQHLYPSIDC, from the exons ATGGTCAAAAAATACGTTGTGCGCTTAAGTGACGAAGAACGACAAAACCTCCAGGAAATTGTCACCACGGGGAAACGAGCTGCGGCTCTGATCAATCATGCCCGAATTCTCCTCAAAGCCGATTGCCAGCAATCCCCCGGTTGGCGAGATCAGGATATAAAAGAAGCCCTTGATATTAGCCTTAGAACCATTGAGCGAGTGCGGAAACGATTTGTCGAAGAGGGGCTAGAGGCAGCCTTAAGCCCTCGTCCCCATCCCCGTCGCCCCCGAAAGTTGGATGGCACAACGGAGGCACACTTAGTGGCGTTGTGCTGTAGTGAACCGCCCGCAGGTCAGGGGCGATGGACGTTACGTTTATTAGCACAGCAGATGGTGGAGTTGGACTATGTCGATGACATCAGCCATGAAAGCGTGCGGC CAACTGCTAAAAAAAACGAACTCCAACCCTGGCGACAAAGCTGTTGGGTAATTCCACCGAGCCAAAGCGCAGAGTTTGTCTGGCATATGGAGGCAGTCTTGACGGTCTATCAGACGGATTACACCCCAAACATGCCTGTGATTTGCATTGATGAAGCGAGCAAACAGTTAGTCAAAGAAACCCGCCTACCCATTCCGGCTCAACCGGGGCAGCCCGAACGGGTGGATTATGAATATGAGCGCAACGGGACAGCCAACCTGTTTATGGTCTGTGAACCGATGATTGGGTGGCGGCGCGTGACGGTCACAGAGCGTCGCACCGCAGTAGATTATGCCCACTTGCTCAAAACGTTAGTGGATATCGATTACGCCCAAGCCCAAAAAATCATTGTCATTCAGGATAATCTCAATACTCATTCCCCGGCCTCACTCTACAAAGCCTTTGAACCGGCAGAAGCACAACGCATCTTGAGTCGATTGGAATTCTGCCATACCCCCAAACATGGCAGTTGGCTGAATATGGCCGAGATTGAACTGAGTGTTTTGAGTCGTCAGTGCTTAAGTCGCCGGATTCCTGATCAGGAGACACTCAAGCGTGAAGTGGATGCCTGGCAAGACGAGCGCAATCATCAGGAAACATGGATTGATTGGCGATTTACAACGGCTGATGCCAGGCTAAAATTACAACATCTCTATCCGTCAATTGATTGTTGA